A portion of the Edaphobacter lichenicola genome contains these proteins:
- a CDS encoding CocE/NonD family hydrolase translates to MVQTGSDVPAKWQKPDADYDYVKRELMIPMRDGVKLHTVIVIPKGAHDLPILLERTPYDATFFAGKDSPHLKDIVWPANREWVDDGYIFVYQDIRGKYGSEGDYVMTRPPMGTLNPTKTDDTTDAWDTIDWLVKNISESNQRVGMIGSSYDGWTVTMALLGPHPALKVAAPESPMIDGWMGDDWFHYGAFRQVNLDYFTEQTSKTGKGDSVPRWSADDYQNFLDAGSAGNWATKNGFQQLGFWNRLSTHPAYDAFWQGQALDKLVVAHPSTVPTMWLQGLWDQEDMYGAIHAWEALKAKGFAANNHLVMGPWYHSQVNGAAENLGPLKWKGDTAADFRRDVLIPFFDTYLKDRRPVEPTPQVLIYNPAEKHWDKFSDWPGVTEQHLTPLYLQSNNGLSFHSTSAGEDSYLSDPAKPVPFLEVPLQFNTHPRWATWLVQDQRFVSTRPDVISYQTSVLTEPVRVEGAPFADIFAKTTGTDGDFVVKIIDVYPPTVAEQPEMGGYQLAVSMDIFRGRYRKSFAEPSAIPEGKVEEYKFRLPTMNYIFKPGHRIMVQIQSTLFPLYDRNPQTYVPNIFFAQPKDYQKATVSIEFGSSGASAVLLPVVPATTAIQ, encoded by the coding sequence ATGGTTCAGACCGGCAGTGATGTTCCTGCCAAATGGCAGAAGCCTGACGCTGACTATGACTACGTCAAACGTGAGCTGATGATACCGATGCGCGATGGGGTAAAGCTTCACACGGTAATCGTCATCCCGAAGGGGGCGCACGATCTACCTATTTTGCTTGAGCGCACGCCATACGACGCAACCTTCTTTGCCGGCAAGGACAGTCCTCATCTAAAAGACATCGTGTGGCCTGCGAACCGGGAATGGGTCGACGACGGCTACATCTTCGTCTATCAGGACATTCGCGGGAAGTATGGCTCCGAAGGTGACTATGTGATGACTCGTCCCCCAATGGGGACACTGAATCCAACGAAGACAGACGACACCACTGATGCCTGGGACACCATCGATTGGCTCGTGAAGAACATCTCAGAATCGAATCAGCGGGTCGGCATGATCGGCTCTTCCTATGATGGGTGGACGGTGACGATGGCGCTTCTAGGACCGCACCCAGCTCTCAAGGTTGCTGCACCAGAGAGCCCGATGATCGACGGCTGGATGGGGGACGATTGGTTTCATTATGGCGCGTTCCGTCAAGTGAACCTCGACTATTTCACCGAACAGACGAGCAAGACTGGGAAAGGAGATTCCGTTCCGCGCTGGAGCGCGGACGATTATCAGAATTTCCTCGATGCTGGTTCAGCGGGTAATTGGGCGACCAAAAACGGCTTTCAACAGCTTGGCTTTTGGAACCGGTTATCAACACACCCGGCGTACGACGCCTTCTGGCAGGGTCAGGCGCTCGATAAGCTGGTAGTTGCCCACCCTTCGACCGTCCCAACGATGTGGCTTCAGGGCTTATGGGATCAGGAGGACATGTACGGTGCGATCCACGCATGGGAGGCGCTGAAGGCCAAGGGGTTCGCAGCCAACAACCATCTTGTGATGGGCCCCTGGTATCACAGCCAGGTCAACGGCGCAGCGGAGAATCTTGGCCCACTCAAATGGAAGGGTGACACCGCTGCTGACTTCCGCAGAGATGTTCTGATTCCTTTCTTCGATACCTATCTGAAGGATCGGAGACCGGTCGAACCAACCCCGCAGGTGTTGATCTATAACCCTGCCGAAAAACATTGGGATAAATTCTCTGACTGGCCGGGAGTGACAGAACAGCATCTCACTCCGCTCTATCTCCAGTCCAACAATGGCTTGTCCTTCCACAGCACATCGGCAGGCGAGGATAGTTACCTCTCTGATCCAGCTAAGCCAGTACCATTCCTGGAGGTTCCGTTACAGTTCAATACTCATCCACGCTGGGCCACGTGGCTGGTCCAGGACCAGCGCTTTGTCTCCACTCGTCCAGACGTCATCTCGTATCAAACGTCAGTGTTGACTGAGCCTGTACGTGTTGAGGGGGCGCCCTTCGCGGATATCTTTGCGAAGACCACCGGCACTGACGGGGACTTCGTTGTCAAGATCATCGATGTGTATCCGCCGACAGTCGCCGAGCAGCCCGAGATGGGCGGTTACCAGTTGGCGGTCAGCATGGATATCTTTCGTGGGCGCTATCGCAAAAGTTTTGCGGAACCGAGCGCCATTCCTGAAGGGAAGGTCGAGGAATATAAGTTCCGTCTGCCTACGATGAACTACATCTTCAAGCCTGGGCATCGGATTATGGTCCAGATCCAATCGACACTCTTCCCGCTGTACGATCGCAATCCACAGACCTACGTGCCGAACATCTTCTTTGCACAACCAAAGGATTACCAGAAGGCCACCGTTTCCATCGAATTTGGTTCTTCCGGTGCCAGTGCTGTCTTATTGCCAGTGGTGCCGGCTACAACGGCAATTCAGTGA